In the Hordeum vulgare subsp. vulgare chromosome 7H, MorexV3_pseudomolecules_assembly, whole genome shotgun sequence genome, one interval contains:
- the LOC123411075 gene encoding auxin-responsive protein SAUR72-like has protein sequence MTRHQLHLPHALIDRPIGPCHPRTPPARCTAACVRTVLLLRRRRREPLLPRPATMMVMGYLRAPRIGGRKKKEKKSKAGAAPRAEDAGLREALLEPAGSDGGGVLPKGYFAVYVGEDARRFVVPTGYLREPAFRDLMERAADEFGFAQAGGLRVPCAEEDFEELLRRLHRKNSGSGSGRGKN, from the coding sequence ATGACCAGGCACCAACTCCACCTCCCGCATGCCTTAATTGATCGACCGATCGGCCCCTGTCATCCCCGGACACCGCCGGCCCGCTGCACAGCAGCGTGCGTACGTACCGTTCTTCTTCTTCGACGGCGGCGGCGTGAACCTTTGCTTCCGCGGCCGGCGACGATGATGGTGATGGGCTACTTACGCGCGCCCAGGATCGGCggcaggaagaagaaggagaagaagagcaaGGCCGGCGCGGCGCCGCGGGCCGAGGACGCGGGGCTCCGGGAGGCGCTGCTGGAGCCGgccggcagcgacggcggcggcgtgcTCCCCAAGGGGTACTTCGCGGTGTACGTCGGGGAGGATGCGCGCCGGTTCGTGGTGCCCACGGGGTACCTCCGGGAGCCGGCGTTCCGGGACCTCATGGAGCGCGCCGCCGACGAGTTCGGCTTCGCGCAGGCCGGCGGGCTGCGCGTGCCCTGCGCCGAGGAGGACTTCGAGgagctgctccgccggctccacCGCAAGAATAGCGGCTCCGGCAGCGGCAGGGGGAAGAACTAA